In Actinoplanes derwentensis, the following proteins share a genomic window:
- the cspE gene encoding transcription antiterminator/RNA stability regulator CspE, with protein MATGTVKWFNADKGFGFIAPDDGSADVFAHFSAIASSGYRSLDENQKVEFDVTQGQKGPQAENIRPL; from the coding sequence ATGGCTACAGGTACCGTGAAGTGGTTCAACGCTGACAAGGGCTTCGGCTTCATCGCCCCCGACGACGGCAGCGCCGACGTCTTCGCCCACTTCTCCGCGATCGCGTCGAGCGGCTACCGCAGCCTCGACGAGAACCAGAAGGTGGAGTTCGACGTCACCCAGGGCCAGAAGGGCCCGCAGGCGGAGAACATTCGCCCGCTCTGA
- a CDS encoding AAA family ATPase, whose translation MKVWPSWLTEVSAYWDSVRILVLPGTEDAAVWAWLRQAFGPLTADQSLEALVLDRSDRERVLTVTIEPTSEQPREVRTPRWRDRLVTADIGRALPAPTESLPEGLDICVFHSFKGGVGRTLHCVAVARRLSESGRRVLLVDGDLEAPGITWMVDARRACAWTSPMKTSWHWCMEASMTSTTRRSTSAPSSSRIKSWTGSSSCPRAVAKAF comes from the coding sequence ATGAAGGTATGGCCGTCGTGGCTGACGGAGGTCAGTGCCTACTGGGACTCGGTACGCATCCTCGTTCTGCCCGGCACGGAAGATGCCGCGGTATGGGCCTGGCTTCGGCAGGCGTTCGGTCCTCTGACTGCCGACCAGTCCCTCGAAGCCCTCGTGCTCGATCGGTCCGACAGAGAACGCGTTCTCACCGTGACGATCGAGCCCACCAGTGAGCAACCGCGTGAGGTACGAACACCTCGCTGGAGGGATCGACTAGTCACGGCTGACATCGGACGCGCACTGCCCGCTCCCACCGAGAGTCTCCCCGAGGGCCTGGACATCTGCGTCTTCCATTCGTTCAAAGGCGGAGTCGGGCGGACCCTGCACTGTGTGGCCGTGGCTCGAAGGCTCAGCGAGAGCGGACGCCGGGTTCTGCTCGTGGACGGCGATCTGGAGGCACCCGGCATCACCTGGATGGTGGACGCGCGCAGGGCATGCGCATGGACTTCGCCTATGAAGACTTCCTGGCATTGGTGCATGGAAGCGTCGATGACGAGTACAACGAGGCGATCGACCTCGGCGCCAAGTTCCTCGCGAATCAAGAGCTGGACCGGATCCTCATCATGCCCGCGCGCCGTCGCCAAGGCCTTCTGA
- a CDS encoding family 43 glycosylhydrolase — protein MTPLTALAMLAGTLTAPLTAAAADDGLVLWYKLDESSGAVAKDSSGNGRDGTVAGTPTWAGGLGLNGTDTYVKAPDDLLKSLDAISVSFDVNIDASQATPYFLYGFGNTDTATGYGNGYLFATGNGFRNAISTGNWSGEQNTRPADGHNLARGTWKTVTYTQSGTTGTLYEDGVAVATNTAISVLPSAIGSGSTTANYFGKSNYTGDRLLKGRLRDVRVYDRALSGGEVEQLAANTNEAAVEADVAALDLGDVSALTADLKLPAAGTYGSSVTWRSSDGDVISDAGKVFRPAAGEPDAHATLTATLARGGRTGTKTFEVTVKAAFDDAANAEAAVKALTINNLADVRGNLALPQAATWVSSEPSTISNTGEVHRPAHGEEARTVTLTATVTYGTASASRDFTAVVPPLPKQEPYQGYLFSYFTGEGYANGEQVYNALSNGNDPLSWREINNGNPVLTSTKGTEGLRDPFIIRSPEGDKFYQIATDLKIYGNGDWDASQRSGSKSIMVWESTDLVNWTDQRLVKVSPDTAGNTWAPEAFYDKNIGAYVVFWASKLYAASDPNHTGSSYNRMMYATTRDFRTFSEPKVWKDPGYSVIDSTIVEHDGVYHRITKDERNNSSDSPCSKFLIQEKATDLLDLNWSLEAECIGSGALARGEGPLVFKSNTQDKWYLFIDEYGGRGYVPFSTTDLDSGVWTPEPTYSLPSRPRHGTVLPVTAAEYQRISAKYEEPPTPAQGLRLRYQFDETSGTVVRDTSGNDFNGTYVNTPAWGTGVQDGSFKMSGGNYATIPNGVLKGANAVTVSVWAKWTASTTVNQWIYSLGPDSNKYLFTGPRNGSNVLFSAITAGSWQAESKLSHSAALPGGSWQHIAVTVDGANAAMYLNGTKIASAAGVTVKPSDLYDASKSYSGYIGRSLYAADPYYAGEVDDFRIYDTALPATEILELAGRTTSIGGVALEALKAEAIIDDTAGTVKLPVQPGSDVTKLAPEFTLAKGSAINPASGTVRDFSKPVTYEVTGTDGAKRTWTVSALVMKSPILPGLNADPNISVFGDTFWIHATTDGFDGWSGTQFHAWSSKDLVNWTDHGVILDLGPDVTWADNSAWAPTIAAKNGKYYFYFSGGLASGNTGKHLGVAVADSPAGPFTDLGRPLVPAGTYSGQMIDPAVFTDDDGKSYLYWGNGNSYQVPLNDDMISFDPALVKTYKPTNYNEGSFVIKRNGVYYFMWSENDTRSADYRVAYATGTSPLGPWSDRVGVILQKDASLGILGTGHHSVVQVPGTSSSSQDWYIAYHRFAIPGGDGTHRETTIDRLEFAADGSIKPVVPTLESIDPVTIVSAGPDAGGTEGSSIALNGTVSNTANRATWTVSGAGCVITDPHAAKTTLTCADNGTYTVTLTAGRSTDSATITVVNAAPAVTVPGGGHPAPNAPVAIKTEIVHRLPVRDAGRDVLTCTATWGDGGTSNGTVTAGVCTVKHKYTAPGLYRPSVTVRDDDGASARGVLPFVAVYQPKARYLAGSGWTGKTDFAFVAKAGIKTPGKVWIRLPDGRVFDSTGITSALLIGPVATAVGPGTIDGTAGYRFQVSVLKQGVLIKVWHAKSGKLVHQVRAKRLDGGGVVA, from the coding sequence TTGACACCCCTCACCGCGCTGGCCATGTTGGCCGGCACCTTGACCGCACCCCTGACCGCGGCCGCCGCCGATGACGGGCTGGTCCTCTGGTACAAACTGGACGAGTCGTCCGGGGCCGTGGCCAAGGACTCGTCCGGCAACGGGCGGGACGGCACCGTCGCCGGCACCCCCACCTGGGCAGGTGGGCTGGGGCTGAACGGCACCGACACCTACGTGAAAGCGCCGGATGACCTGCTGAAATCGCTTGACGCGATAAGCGTGAGTTTCGACGTCAACATCGACGCTTCGCAGGCCACGCCGTACTTCCTCTACGGCTTCGGCAACACCGACACGGCTACCGGATACGGCAACGGCTACCTGTTCGCGACCGGCAACGGCTTCCGGAACGCGATCTCGACGGGCAACTGGTCGGGTGAGCAGAACACCCGCCCAGCGGACGGCCACAACCTGGCCCGCGGCACGTGGAAGACGGTCACCTACACGCAGTCCGGCACCACCGGCACGCTCTACGAGGACGGCGTCGCGGTGGCCACCAACACCGCGATCAGTGTCCTGCCGAGCGCGATCGGCAGCGGTTCGACGACCGCGAACTACTTCGGCAAGTCGAACTACACCGGTGACCGGCTGTTGAAGGGCCGGCTGCGGGACGTCCGCGTCTACGACCGGGCGCTGTCCGGCGGTGAGGTCGAACAGCTGGCCGCGAACACGAACGAAGCGGCCGTCGAAGCCGACGTGGCGGCACTCGACCTGGGCGACGTCAGTGCGCTCACCGCTGATCTGAAACTGCCGGCTGCCGGGACGTACGGCTCGAGTGTCACCTGGCGCAGCAGCGACGGTGACGTGATCAGCGACGCCGGGAAGGTCTTCCGGCCGGCGGCGGGCGAGCCGGACGCGCACGCCACGCTGACCGCGACGCTGGCCCGCGGCGGCCGAACCGGCACCAAGACCTTCGAGGTGACGGTCAAGGCGGCCTTCGACGACGCGGCCAATGCGGAGGCCGCGGTCAAGGCGTTGACGATCAACAACCTTGCGGACGTACGCGGAAACCTGGCCCTGCCGCAAGCGGCGACGTGGGTTTCGAGTGAGCCGTCGACGATCAGCAACACCGGTGAGGTGCACCGCCCGGCCCACGGCGAGGAGGCGAGAACGGTCACGCTGACGGCCACGGTCACCTACGGCACGGCCAGCGCGAGCCGTGACTTCACCGCCGTCGTCCCGCCGCTGCCGAAGCAGGAGCCGTATCAGGGCTACCTGTTCAGCTACTTCACCGGCGAGGGTTACGCGAACGGTGAGCAGGTCTACAACGCGCTCAGCAACGGCAACGACCCGCTGAGCTGGCGCGAGATCAACAACGGCAACCCGGTGCTGACGTCGACGAAGGGCACCGAGGGTCTGCGGGATCCGTTCATCATCCGGTCGCCGGAGGGCGACAAGTTCTACCAGATCGCCACCGACCTGAAGATCTACGGCAACGGGGACTGGGACGCGTCACAGCGCTCCGGCAGCAAGTCGATCATGGTGTGGGAGTCCACCGACCTGGTCAACTGGACCGATCAGCGCCTGGTCAAGGTCTCCCCGGACACGGCCGGCAACACCTGGGCGCCGGAGGCGTTCTACGACAAGAACATCGGCGCGTACGTGGTCTTCTGGGCGTCGAAGCTCTACGCCGCGTCGGATCCGAACCACACCGGCAGTTCCTACAACCGGATGATGTACGCCACCACCCGCGACTTCCGGACCTTCAGTGAGCCGAAGGTGTGGAAGGACCCCGGCTACTCGGTGATCGACTCCACGATCGTCGAGCACGACGGGGTCTACCACCGGATCACCAAGGACGAGCGGAACAACTCGTCGGACTCGCCGTGCAGCAAGTTCCTGATCCAGGAGAAGGCCACCGACCTGCTCGACCTGAACTGGAGCCTGGAAGCCGAGTGCATCGGCTCGGGTGCTCTCGCTCGTGGTGAGGGTCCGCTGGTCTTCAAGTCGAACACCCAGGACAAGTGGTACCTGTTCATCGACGAGTACGGCGGCCGGGGCTACGTCCCGTTCTCGACGACCGACCTGGACTCGGGTGTCTGGACTCCGGAGCCCACCTACAGCCTGCCGTCGCGTCCGCGGCACGGCACGGTGCTGCCGGTGACGGCCGCCGAGTACCAGCGGATCTCCGCGAAGTACGAGGAGCCGCCCACTCCGGCGCAGGGCCTGCGGCTGCGGTACCAGTTCGACGAGACCAGCGGCACGGTCGTCCGGGACACCTCCGGCAACGACTTCAACGGCACCTACGTGAACACGCCCGCGTGGGGCACCGGGGTCCAGGACGGCTCGTTCAAGATGTCCGGTGGGAACTACGCGACCATCCCGAACGGGGTGCTCAAAGGCGCGAACGCGGTGACGGTCTCGGTGTGGGCCAAGTGGACCGCGTCCACCACGGTCAACCAGTGGATCTACAGTCTCGGGCCGGACAGCAACAAGTACCTGTTCACCGGGCCGCGCAACGGCAGCAACGTGCTGTTCTCGGCGATCACCGCCGGGTCGTGGCAGGCCGAGTCGAAGCTGTCGCACAGCGCCGCCCTGCCGGGTGGGAGCTGGCAGCACATCGCGGTCACCGTGGACGGGGCGAACGCGGCGATGTACCTGAACGGGACGAAGATCGCGAGCGCGGCGGGGGTGACGGTCAAGCCCTCCGATCTGTATGACGCATCGAAGTCCTACAGCGGTTACATCGGTCGCAGCCTTTATGCGGCGGATCCGTACTACGCCGGTGAGGTCGACGACTTCCGGATCTACGACACGGCTCTGCCCGCCACCGAGATTCTGGAGCTTGCCGGGCGTACGACATCAATCGGTGGGGTTGCTCTCGAGGCTCTCAAGGCGGAAGCGATCATCGACGACACCGCGGGCACGGTGAAACTGCCGGTCCAGCCCGGAAGCGATGTCACGAAGCTGGCGCCGGAGTTCACCCTGGCCAAGGGCTCGGCGATCAACCCGGCCTCCGGAACCGTGCGGGACTTCAGCAAGCCGGTGACGTACGAGGTCACCGGCACCGACGGCGCGAAACGGACCTGGACCGTCAGCGCCCTGGTGATGAAGAGCCCGATCCTTCCCGGACTCAACGCGGACCCGAACATCTCGGTCTTCGGGGACACGTTCTGGATCCACGCCACCACCGACGGGTTCGACGGCTGGTCCGGTACGCAATTCCACGCCTGGTCGTCGAAAGATCTCGTCAACTGGACCGACCACGGAGTGATCCTGGACCTCGGGCCGGACGTGACGTGGGCCGACAACAGCGCGTGGGCGCCGACGATCGCCGCCAAGAACGGCAAGTACTACTTCTACTTCTCGGGTGGCCTGGCCAGTGGGAACACCGGCAAGCACCTCGGTGTGGCGGTGGCCGACTCCCCCGCCGGGCCGTTCACCGACCTGGGCCGCCCACTGGTCCCGGCCGGCACCTACAGCGGGCAGATGATCGACCCGGCGGTGTTCACCGACGACGACGGGAAGTCCTACCTGTACTGGGGTAACGGCAACTCGTACCAGGTCCCGCTGAACGACGACATGATCAGTTTCGACCCGGCGCTGGTGAAGACGTACAAGCCCACGAACTACAACGAGGGCAGCTTCGTCATCAAGCGGAACGGCGTCTACTACTTCATGTGGTCGGAGAACGACACCCGCAGTGCCGACTATCGGGTGGCGTACGCGACCGGCACGTCCCCGCTCGGGCCGTGGAGCGACCGGGTCGGCGTCATCCTGCAGAAGGACGCGTCGCTGGGCATCCTCGGCACCGGTCACCACTCGGTGGTCCAGGTCCCGGGCACTTCCTCCAGCAGCCAGGACTGGTACATCGCCTACCACCGGTTCGCGATTCCCGGCGGCGACGGCACGCACCGGGAGACCACGATCGACCGCCTGGAGTTCGCCGCCGACGGCTCGATCAAGCCGGTCGTGCCGACCCTGGAGAGCATCGACCCGGTGACGATCGTGTCAGCGGGACCGGACGCCGGCGGCACTGAGGGCAGTTCCATCGCCCTGAACGGAACCGTCTCCAACACCGCCAACCGGGCCACCTGGACGGTCAGTGGGGCCGGCTGCGTGATCACCGATCCGCACGCCGCGAAGACCACGCTGACCTGCGCCGACAATGGGACCTACACGGTCACGCTGACGGCCGGGCGCAGCACGGACTCGGCGACGATCACGGTCGTCAACGCGGCGCCGGCGGTCACCGTGCCGGGCGGCGGGCACCCCGCCCCGAACGCACCGGTCGCGATCAAGACCGAGATCGTGCACCGGCTTCCGGTACGCGACGCCGGCCGCGACGTGCTCACCTGCACGGCCACCTGGGGCGACGGCGGCACCTCGAACGGGACGGTCACCGCCGGGGTGTGCACGGTCAAGCACAAGTACACGGCTCCGGGACTCTACCGGCCGTCGGTGACCGTGCGTGACGACGACGGCGCCTCGGCGCGCGGTGTGCTGCCGTTCGTGGCGGTCTACCAGCCGAAGGCCCGGTACCTGGCGGGCAGCGGCTGGACCGGGAAGACGGACTTCGCGTTCGTGGCCAAGGCCGGGATCAAGACGCCCGGAAAGGTGTGGATCCGGCTGCCGGACGGCCGGGTGTTCGACTCCACCGGCATCACGTCGGCGCTGCTGATCGGACCGGTGGCGACTGCCGTCGGGCCCGGCACGATCGACGGCACCGCTGGCTACCGGTTCCAGGTCAGTGTGCTGAAGCAGGGCGTGCTGATCAAGGTGTGGCACGCGAAGAGCGGCAAGCTCGTGCACCAGGTCCGGGCGAAACGCCTGGACGGCGGCGGCGTCGTCGCCTGA
- a CDS encoding RICIN domain-containing protein: MKLRALLATAALAVTGLAAPTAATAAAATTTITIDPTYRGPEWEGWGTSLAWLSHATGGYPDEIRNRLADLLFSDDGLNLNIARYNIGGGNAPTVRSYLRPGGDVPGWWQAPADYTPADKDWWDPENPAHWNWDADANQRWWVDRIKSDVDHWETFSNSPPWFQTVSGYVSGGFDPTTEQIRPETLDDFATYLVRVTEYLEQQHGITVDTIEPLNEPNTNYWRTTLGADGQPTGGRQEGAHAGPALQAAVIEALTEVAPDRAIAAPDETNPGTLVTNWYGYTQAARDAVDRINVHTYGTGRRTSVRDIAKAEQKPLWMSEIEGSWGKDFTSMDSGLGMAQRIIDDLRELEPSAWVLWQPVEDAKNMIAEGNLQWGSIHVPFDCVKTDTLQTCPVQTNTKYDTIRNFTHYVRPGDHLVKVDGTRSIAAVSATGATVVHTNPATTDESVTLDLSRFDATRTASVTPVITSADGKLVPGTPVRLRGKKATLTVPGQSVTTFLVSGVTDPGATHLAADHTYRLEGVASGRSLTPAGTGVAIRTNSTTAADQLWTVQPAGSDRYQVINAASGQRLAVRDGEAVTETAGAVDDGARWVFSTTGDGTYTLVNLGGRRLLDVNGEATADGSPVGTYLPTSAANQRWTLKDETVGRTETALAHTEPGLAPALPATVTTVLPSGERRALPVTWTRPAASKWRKPGTVLVRGTATGVLGQAVPATAKVTVDVFTTTVPGRAKTWPGGQPELPATVTALGRHGGEATVPVVWQRTEYPALGVVPVSGTATVVPGRTLPATARVQVTEPSEGLADGVAVTASFTEGGYSTAGLTNGNLTDKAWSNWKGSGRNPAETLTATLPEGSSAGRAVLHFYRDNASGGGIATTVQAGVPSAAGCELTGSPITVTSTVVDISLAAPAGTFCLRLTPTPDGYLTVSELQVYAQAPGVGTDATAAAILVDGKPIRGFDPAVHTYRVRHSGRAVVTATATDPYASVGVVVRKTSRVVTVTSEDGASRTAYRINLA, translated from the coding sequence ATGAAGTTACGAGCTCTGCTCGCGACGGCGGCCCTCGCCGTCACGGGTCTCGCGGCCCCCACGGCAGCCACCGCCGCGGCCGCGACCACCACGATCACCATCGACCCGACGTACCGCGGGCCGGAGTGGGAGGGCTGGGGCACCAGCCTCGCCTGGCTCTCGCACGCCACCGGCGGCTACCCCGACGAGATCCGTAACCGGCTCGCCGACCTGCTCTTCAGCGACGACGGGCTGAACCTCAACATCGCCCGCTACAACATCGGCGGCGGCAACGCCCCGACCGTGCGCTCCTACCTGCGGCCCGGCGGCGACGTCCCCGGCTGGTGGCAGGCGCCCGCGGACTACACGCCGGCCGACAAGGACTGGTGGGACCCGGAGAACCCGGCGCACTGGAACTGGGACGCCGACGCGAACCAGCGCTGGTGGGTGGACCGGATCAAGAGCGACGTGGACCACTGGGAGACGTTCAGTAACTCGCCGCCCTGGTTCCAGACCGTCAGCGGCTACGTGAGCGGCGGTTTCGACCCGACCACCGAGCAGATCCGGCCGGAGACCCTCGACGACTTCGCGACCTATCTGGTGCGGGTGACCGAGTACCTGGAGCAGCAGCACGGCATCACGGTAGACACCATCGAACCCCTCAACGAACCCAACACCAACTACTGGCGTACGACGCTCGGGGCCGACGGGCAGCCCACCGGTGGCCGGCAGGAGGGCGCCCACGCCGGGCCCGCACTGCAGGCCGCGGTGATCGAGGCACTGACCGAGGTCGCGCCGGACCGGGCCATCGCGGCGCCCGACGAGACCAACCCGGGAACGCTCGTCACCAACTGGTACGGCTACACCCAGGCCGCCCGGGACGCGGTCGACCGGATCAACGTGCACACGTACGGCACCGGGCGGCGCACCAGCGTGCGCGACATCGCCAAGGCCGAGCAGAAGCCGCTGTGGATGAGCGAGATCGAGGGCAGCTGGGGCAAGGACTTCACCAGCATGGACTCGGGCCTCGGGATGGCCCAGCGGATCATCGACGACCTGCGGGAACTGGAGCCGTCGGCGTGGGTGCTGTGGCAGCCGGTCGAGGACGCCAAGAACATGATCGCCGAGGGCAACCTGCAGTGGGGGTCGATTCACGTCCCCTTCGACTGCGTCAAGACGGACACGCTGCAGACATGTCCGGTCCAGACCAACACCAAGTACGACACGATCCGGAACTTCACCCACTACGTTCGCCCCGGCGATCACCTGGTGAAAGTCGACGGGACCCGGAGCATCGCGGCGGTCTCCGCCACCGGCGCTACCGTCGTGCACACCAACCCGGCGACCACCGACGAGAGCGTAACGCTCGACCTGTCGCGATTTGATGCGACGAGAACCGCGTCGGTGACTCCGGTGATCACCAGTGCTGACGGAAAACTGGTCCCCGGTACTCCGGTGCGGCTGAGGGGCAAGAAGGCCACGCTGACCGTTCCCGGACAGTCGGTGACCACCTTCCTGGTCAGCGGCGTGACCGACCCCGGCGCCACCCACCTGGCCGCCGACCACACCTACCGCCTCGAAGGCGTGGCCAGCGGGCGCTCGCTGACCCCGGCCGGCACCGGCGTGGCGATCCGCACCAACAGCACCACCGCCGCCGACCAGTTGTGGACCGTGCAGCCGGCCGGCTCCGACCGGTACCAGGTGATCAACGCGGCGAGCGGGCAGCGGCTCGCGGTCCGCGACGGGGAGGCCGTCACGGAGACGGCCGGTGCCGTCGACGACGGGGCCCGGTGGGTCTTCTCGACCACCGGCGACGGCACGTACACACTGGTCAACCTCGGGGGCCGGCGGCTGCTGGACGTCAACGGGGAAGCCACCGCGGACGGCTCGCCGGTCGGCACCTATCTGCCCACCTCGGCCGCGAACCAGCGATGGACGCTCAAGGACGAGACGGTGGGGCGTACCGAAACCGCTCTCGCCCACACCGAACCCGGCCTGGCACCCGCGCTCCCGGCGACCGTGACCACTGTTCTGCCCAGCGGCGAACGCCGCGCCCTGCCGGTCACCTGGACCCGGCCGGCTGCGTCGAAGTGGCGCAAGCCGGGCACCGTGCTGGTGCGCGGTACCGCGACCGGGGTGCTGGGACAGGCCGTCCCGGCCACCGCGAAGGTGACCGTCGACGTCTTCACCACGACCGTCCCCGGCCGGGCCAAGACCTGGCCCGGCGGGCAGCCGGAACTCCCCGCCACGGTGACCGCTCTCGGACGCCACGGCGGTGAGGCCACCGTGCCGGTCGTCTGGCAGCGCACCGAATATCCGGCGCTGGGCGTGGTCCCGGTGTCCGGAACCGCCACCGTGGTTCCCGGTCGGACCCTCCCGGCTACCGCGCGCGTTCAGGTCACCGAGCCGTCCGAAGGCCTCGCCGACGGGGTCGCGGTGACCGCGTCGTTCACCGAGGGCGGCTACTCGACGGCCGGTCTCACCAACGGCAACCTCACCGACAAGGCCTGGTCGAACTGGAAGGGATCCGGTCGCAACCCGGCCGAGACGCTCACCGCGACCCTGCCCGAGGGGTCGTCGGCCGGGCGGGCGGTGCTGCACTTCTACCGGGACAACGCGTCCGGGGGTGGCATCGCCACGACCGTGCAGGCCGGGGTGCCGTCCGCCGCCGGGTGCGAGCTGACCGGGTCGCCGATCACGGTCACCTCGACCGTCGTCGACATCTCCCTGGCCGCGCCGGCCGGAACGTTCTGTCTGCGGCTCACGCCGACGCCGGACGGGTACCTGACCGTGTCCGAGCTTCAGGTCTACGCCCAGGCGCCCGGGGTCGGCACCGACGCCACCGCCGCGGCGATCCTGGTCGACGGCAAGCCGATCCGGGGCTTCGACCCGGCGGTCCACACCTACCGGGTGCGGCACAGCGGGCGGGCGGTGGTCACGGCGACCGCGACCGACCCGTACGCCTCAGTCGGTGTGGTCGTGCGGAAGACCAGCCGTGTCGTGACCGTGACCAGTGAGGACGGCGCCAGCCGGACGGCTTACCGGATCAACCTGGCCTGA
- a CDS encoding VOC family protein, protein MAIARYPTIVLDCPDPAALARFYGEMLDWKIEISEDWADIRADFGQCVSFQQVEDFQAPDWPGQGKPQQMHLDVMVDDLDVAETAVLALGAVKHRHQPGTTFRVFLDPAGHPFCLCVS, encoded by the coding sequence ATGGCTATCGCTCGCTACCCCACCATCGTGCTCGACTGCCCGGACCCGGCGGCGCTCGCCCGGTTCTACGGCGAGATGCTCGACTGGAAGATCGAGATCTCCGAGGACTGGGCCGACATCCGCGCCGACTTCGGTCAGTGCGTGTCGTTCCAGCAGGTCGAGGACTTCCAGGCGCCGGACTGGCCGGGCCAGGGCAAGCCCCAGCAGATGCACCTGGACGTGATGGTCGACGATCTCGACGTGGCGGAGACGGCGGTGCTGGCGCTGGGTGCGGTCAAACACCGGCATCAGCCCGGCACCACGTTCCGGGTCTTCCTCGACCCGGCCGGACACCCGTTCTGCCTCTGCGTGAGCTGA
- a CDS encoding lysylphosphatidylglycerol synthase transmembrane domain-containing protein — protein sequence MTTTTAEKSGRRPVRAGLLLVLAGLGAVIALRGRLPDPGETLAVLGAVDGWWAAAAVVAALGSQLAFADQQRRLLAGFGVRVPAGRVIAMTLGRSAMSMTLPAGSAVSAAFAFRIYRRYGAATSVAVTVTAVSGLLSMVALALLYLAGWLVSTPAAVPWAILGAAAVLPLLFWGRGLLAKVPRQVWTGGLGAAVVNWALDMFCLVAAAAACQVTLGWWELALIYLAVQVVRQVPLTPGGVGLIEASMLAGLIAAGMPEVTAAAVVLLYRLVSFWMILPMGLAGWLAIRDRKPEVRTEA from the coding sequence GTGACGACGACAACCGCGGAGAAGAGCGGTCGGCGCCCGGTACGAGCGGGCTTGCTGCTCGTGCTGGCCGGCCTCGGAGCGGTGATCGCCCTGCGCGGACGGCTGCCGGACCCGGGAGAGACCCTGGCCGTGCTCGGGGCGGTGGACGGCTGGTGGGCGGCGGCCGCCGTGGTCGCGGCCCTGGGCTCCCAGCTCGCCTTCGCCGACCAGCAGCGACGGCTGCTCGCCGGGTTCGGGGTGCGGGTGCCGGCCGGGCGGGTGATCGCGATGACCCTGGGCCGATCGGCGATGAGCATGACCCTGCCGGCCGGGTCGGCGGTGTCGGCGGCGTTCGCGTTCCGGATCTACCGTCGGTACGGCGCGGCCACCTCGGTCGCGGTCACCGTCACCGCCGTCTCGGGGCTGCTGTCGATGGTCGCGCTGGCCCTGCTCTACCTGGCCGGATGGCTCGTCTCCACCCCGGCGGCGGTGCCGTGGGCGATCCTGGGCGCGGCCGCCGTACTGCCGCTGTTGTTCTGGGGTCGTGGTCTGCTGGCGAAGGTGCCACGCCAGGTCTGGACCGGCGGGCTCGGTGCGGCGGTGGTCAACTGGGCGCTCGACATGTTCTGCCTGGTCGCGGCGGCCGCGGCCTGCCAGGTGACGCTGGGGTGGTGGGAGCTGGCGCTGATCTATCTGGCCGTGCAGGTGGTCCGGCAGGTGCCGCTGACCCCCGGCGGGGTCGGCCTGATCGAGGCGAGCATGCTGGCCGGGCTGATCGCGGCCGGGATGCCCGAGGTCACCGCGGCGGCCGTGGTCCTGCTCTACCGGCTGGTGTCGTTCTGGATGATCCTGCCGATGGGCCTGGCCGGCTGGCTGGCGATCCGCGACCGGAAGCCAGAAGTCCGCACCGAGGCTTAG